The Eriocheir sinensis breed Jianghai 21 chromosome 21, ASM2467909v1, whole genome shotgun sequence genome includes a region encoding these proteins:
- the LOC127001437 gene encoding uncharacterized protein LOC127001437, producing the protein MVTGDNPLVCQSVSQVTGDNPLVCQSVSQVTGDNPLVCQSVSQVTGDNPLVCQSVSQVTGDNPLVCQSVSQVTGDNPLVCQSVKSVKSGGGRIRLAVSQSVKSVKSGGGRIRHAVSQSVKSVKSGGGRIRHAVSQSVKSVKSGGGRIRHAVSQSVKSVKSGGGRIRHAVSQSVKSVKSGGGRIRHAVSQSVKSVKSGGGRIRHAVSQSVKSVKSGGGRIRHAVSQSVKSVKSGGGRIRHALSQSVKSVKSGGGRIRHAVSQSVKSVKSGGGRIRHAVSQSVKSVKSGGGRIRHAVSQSVKSVKSGGGRIRHAVSQSVKSVKSGGGRIRHAVD; encoded by the exons atgg TGACGGGGGATAACCCgttagtctgtcagtcagtcagtcaagtgacGGGGGATAACCCGTTAGTctgtcagtcggtcagtcaagtGACGGGGGATAACCCGTTAGTctgtcagtcggtcagtcaagtGACGGGGGATAACCCGTTAGTctgtcagtcggtcagtcaagtGACGGGGGATAACCCGTTAGTctgtcagtcggtcagtcaagtgacgggggataacccgttagtctgtcagtcagtcaagtcagtcaagagtggcggagggaggatccgtcttgctgttagtcagtcagtcaagtcagtcaagagtggcggagggaggatccgtcacgctgtcagtcagtcagtcaagtcagtcaagagtggcggagggaggatccgtcacgctgtcagtcagtcagtcaagtcagtcaagagtggcggagggaggatccgtcacgctgtcagtcagtcagtcaagtcagtcaagagtggcggagggaggatccgtcacgctgtcagtcagtcagtcaagtcagtcaagagtggtggagggaggatccgtcacgctgtcagtcagtcagtcaagtcagtcaagagtggcggagggaggatccgtcacgctgtcagtcagtcagtcaagtcagtcaagagtggcggagggaggatccgtcatgctgtcagtcagtcagtcaagtcagtcaagagtggcggagggaggatccgtcacgctctcagtcagtcagtcaagtcagtcaagagtggcggagggaggatccgtcatgctgtcagtcagtcagtcaagtcagtcaagagtggcggagggaggatccgtcacgctgtcagtcagtcagtcaagtcagtcaagagtggcggagggaggatccgtcacgctgtcagtcagtcagtcaagtcagtcaagagtggcggagggaggatccgtcatgctgtcagtcaa